In Phragmites australis chromosome 17, lpPhrAust1.1, whole genome shotgun sequence, the following are encoded in one genomic region:
- the LOC133897953 gene encoding homeobox-leucine zipper protein HOX11-like gives MELGLSLGETMADAGRDLVLGLGMGVGLRREEDGEKKRRDREEVAALRRELEFGPGRCGRSSPEPTMRLTLLPMVPSLGLPWPSSSENRHWEPSTRGFDVNRAPSSVAGAAAEEEEQDDAGAAALSSSPNNSAGSFPMDFSAQGQAGPGARGGADRACSRGSDEDDGGSARKKLRLSKEQSAFLEESFKEHATLNPKQKQVLAKQLNLRPRQVEVWFQNRRARTKLKQTEVDCEYLKRCCETLTEENRRLQKELAELRALKTVLPFYMHLPATTLSMCPSCERVASNSAPAAAAGAASGSPTPAPGIAAAAPEPTPSSFAALFSSPLNRPLATQPQPQAPASS, from the exons ATGGAGTTGGGTTTGAGCTTGGGGGAGACCATGGCGGACGCCGGGAGGGACCTGGTGCTCGGGCTTGGGATGGGGGTGGGGTTGAGGAGGGAGGAAGATGGGGAGAAGAAGAGGCGGGATCGGGAGGAGGTCGCTGCCTTGAGGAGGGAGCTGGAGTTTGGCCCGGGGAGGTGCGGTCGCTCGTCGCCGGAGCCGACGATGCGGCTCACGCTCTTGCCCATGGTgcccagcctcggcctcccgtgGCCGTCGTCGTCCGAGAACA GGCATTGGGAGCCGTCGACGCGGGGGTTCGACGTGAACCGGGCGCCGTCGTCCGTAGCCGGCGCGgctgcggaggaggaggagcaggacgaCGCGGGCGCGGCGGCCTTGTCGTCCTCGCCCAACAACAGCGCGGGCTCCTTCCCGATGGATTTCTCCGCTCAGGGCCAGGCGGGCCCGGGCGCCCGTGGAGGCGCCGACCGCGCGTGCTCCCGCGGCAGCGACGAGGACGACGGTGGATCGGCGCGCAAGAAGCTGCGCCTCTCCAAGGAGCAGTCCGCGTTCCTCGAGGAAAGCTTCAAGGAGCACGCCACGCTCAACCCC aagcagaagcaggtGCTGGCGAAGCAGCTCAACCTCCGGCCGCGCCAGGTGGAGGtgtggttccagaaccgcagagcCAG GACGAAGCTGAAGCAGACGGAGGTGGACTGCGAGTACCTGAAGCGCTGCTGCGAGACGCTCACGGAGGAGAACCGGCGGCTGCAGAAGGAGCTTGCCGAGCTGCGCGCGCTCAAGACCGTGCTCCCCTTCTACATGCACCTCCCGGCCACCACCCTCTCCATGTGCCCCTCCTGCGAGCGCGTCGCCTCCAACTCCGCcccggccgccgctgccggcgcgGCCTCCGGTTCGCCCACCCCTGCGCCGGGCATTGCGGCCGCCGCCCCGGAGCCGACTCCCTCGTCGTTCGCGGCGCTGTTCTCGTCACCCCTCAACCGGCCGTTGGCCACCCAGCCTCAGCCACAAGCTCCGGCGAGCTCGTGA